The Gordonia sp. KTR9 genome contains a region encoding:
- a CDS encoding phage major capsid protein, whose product MAVLNNTLENAFTPEDYGKLIDTVVDETSVAFQAATVVNTSKHQIRFPVLVADPETGWYAENTEIDLTDPETNEVVVVPSKVAGLTQLSNEAVDDTDPAVAQMTGQALARDIAKKVDFAFFGSTVTNGPSGLLSLAGVEVVDTGAGWTTLDYVHDAKAQAMANGAALTHIVLAPDVALALSKAKTGTGSNQSLLETVDDGIRLAGLVALVSPAVSAGNAWALDSTQVMTVRRLGTTVVQSKDAAFSKDATQIRAVSRIGFGFANPAGIVRLHGAA is encoded by the coding sequence ATGGCAGTTCTCAACAACACCCTCGAAAACGCCTTCACCCCTGAGGATTACGGCAAGCTCATCGACACCGTGGTCGATGAGACCTCGGTCGCCTTCCAGGCCGCGACCGTCGTCAACACCAGCAAGCACCAGATCCGGTTCCCGGTCCTGGTCGCTGATCCGGAGACCGGTTGGTACGCCGAGAACACTGAGATCGACCTGACCGACCCCGAGACTAACGAGGTCGTCGTGGTCCCGTCGAAGGTGGCTGGTCTCACCCAGCTCTCGAACGAGGCTGTCGACGACACCGATCCGGCTGTCGCTCAGATGACCGGTCAGGCTCTCGCCCGCGACATCGCCAAGAAGGTCGACTTTGCGTTCTTCGGAAGCACCGTCACCAACGGCCCGTCGGGTCTGCTCTCGCTCGCGGGTGTCGAGGTCGTCGACACCGGAGCAGGCTGGACCACGCTGGACTACGTCCACGACGCGAAGGCTCAGGCGATGGCCAACGGTGCCGCCCTGACCCACATCGTGCTTGCCCCCGACGTGGCGCTGGCGCTGTCGAAGGCCAAGACCGGCACCGGCTCGAACCAGAGCCTCTTGGAGACCGTTGACGACGGTATCCGTCTCGCGGGTCTGGTCGCTCTCGTCTCGCCTGCGGTCTCCGCTGGTAACGCGTGGGCGCTCGACTCGACTCAGGTGATGACCGTCCGTCGTCTCGGCACCACGGTCGTGCAGTCCAAGGATGCCGCGTTCAGCAAGGACGCGACCCAGATCCGCGCGGTGTCTCGTATCGGCTTCGGGTTCGCCAACCCGGCCGGCATCGTGCGCCTGCACGGCGCTGCCTGA